TACCTGTGCTGGTCACCCACCGACGTGCCCCTGTCCGAGCTGGTCCGCGTCGCCGGTGTCCGTTGGAGTGTCGAGGAGTGCTTCCAGGCCGCCAAGGGCCAGGTCGGACTCGATCACTACCAGGTCCGCAACTGGACCTCATGGCACCGGCATATCACGCTCGCCATGCTCGCCCTGGCCTTCCTCGCTGCCCTTGCAGTCGGCGCTGCTCCCGACCGAGCCGTCGATCCGCACCATCCCGCCAGCAGCCGCGAGCCGATGCCATTGACCGTCCCGGAAATCCGCCGCCTATTCGCTGCCTGCCTCGTCCCACCGGCCATGTCCGTGGCCAGGCTGGTGCACTGGTCCACCTGGCGCAGACGCCACCAGGCGACAGCCCGGCGCAGCCACTACCGACGACGGACCGCCGACGAAGCCGCTGGATAGATCACGAAATCGCACTGGAGTACTAGCCGAGATGGTCGGCGACCCGCTCGAATTGGACGGCCATACCCGAGAGAAAGTCATGGTCCACGTGGTTCATGACGCGCCTGCGCGAACTGGTCAGGAGCGACGGATAGGCGCCTTCCAGGCGCTTGATTCCCTCGGGTGTCAGGCTTGCCAGGCTTCCCCGGGCGTCCACCTCGTGCCGCCGTTTCGTCACCCAACCACGGGCTTTCAGGGCGTCGACCACCCTGGAGATGCGGCTGGCCGAGAGATGGGTGAGTTCGGCGAGATCGATCACACGCAGTTCACGGTTCTCTGCCTCGGACAGGAACATCAGGACCGTGTACTCGGACAGCGTCAGCCCGGTCGACTTCAGAAGGTCTTTGTCCAGAGCGTTTGGCAACGCGGTAATCACTCGCTGTAGGGCATGCCAGAAGCGCTCTTCTTCTGCATCCAGGGGGACATCAGCCGTCATTGCGACAGCTTAACCGCCCGTCACCCGGCCATGTCCTCCGATCGCTGGTGCCGACGCCGCGCTCCACCGGGTGCCGGGGTCGTGCCTGCAGCGGCCGTCGGGGTGCTGACGGAACCAGCCGTCCATCGGTGCGTTGTGGCAAAGGGAGTCCCTGTTCGATGAGCAGGGGCTTCTTTGCGTGCGGGGTGTGATCGCGAGGGGGTAGGGGCAGGCAGCGGGCGGCTTGTTGTTGATCGAGGAGGTCGTGATGCCGTCGGTGCTGGGGTTGATGGAGCGGCGTGAGGCGCGGGCGAGGCAGGAGCTGGAGTCCTGGACGGAGGTTCTGGAGCAGGCTCAGGCGGAGGTGGATGCCGCGCGGGAGCGGGTCGAGCGGGCCCGGGTGGGGCGTGAGGAACTCGTGTCGGTGCTGGCCGAGGAGAGCCCTGTGAGCGCACCGGTTTCCGTGTCGTCTGGTGGTAAGACGGCCGTCGCTGTGGGATCGAGCGGCTTGGGCGCGGGGCAGGGCGGGCGGCCGCCGGTGTGGCGGTCGGGCATGGGTGAAGAGGTGCTCAGCGGCCTGTATCGGGAGGTGTTCGCCGCGGTGGTGGCCGCTTCGGGGCCGGTGAACGGGGTGGAGCTGACGCGGGCGGTGGGCCGGGAGGCGGAGATCAAGAACGAGGTGGAGAAGATCCGTCACCGTGCCAACGTGCTGGAGAAGCGGGGCTGGCTGGTGCGGGCGAAGGACGGACGGTTCATACCCGTGCCGGAGCTTGGAGCAGCCGGCAGGGGCGTTTCTCCGGCCAGCGCGGAGCGTCCCCGGCCATCCGGCCAGATCGGCTGGACGCCGAACTCCTGTTTGTGCTGGTCGATGTAGGCGACCTTCAGCGCAGTGGACGGTCGAGCTCGGCGATGCTTCTATGTCAAGCCACCTGCGGCAGTTCCTGGATGATCTGCTGGTCGTCATGGGCAGCCTCGTCTGCCAGCAGAGCCCGGAAGACCCGGTCGGAGATGCGGCGCCGCAGCAGTCGCAGAGCCTCTTTCACGGTCTTTCCCGCGGCGAGCTGCTTGGCGTAGTACGCAGCGCCGGGCCCGTCTTGACGGACTTGGGTGACGGCAGCCATGTGCAGGGCGTTGTTGATGGTGCGGTTGCCTCCCCGATTGAGGCGGACGCGAACCGTGTTGGAGGACCAGACGGGTATCGGGGCGGTGCCGTTGAACCGGGCGAAAGCGTCCTTGGACTTGAAGCGAGTGGCCCCGGCCGTCTCTCCGAGGATCATCGCCGCCGACGGGGCCCCGCATCCGGGCACCGCCAGCAGATTCGGAGCCAGTTCGCGAACCAGATGCCGTAGCTGGGCCTCCATCGCGTTGATGCGCAGGGTCAGGCGCCGACAATCCTGGACCAGATCCAACGCGATCTCCGCCACGACTCCGCGTCGGGCGACGAGGCCCGCTTCCAAGCTGTCCAGGACGCACAGGCGCTTCAGACCGCGCGAAGGAACGACCAGCTCGGGGTCGATCTCGTGCAGGAACCAACGCAGCTTGTTGGCGATGGCGGTGCGCTGTCGGACCAGAGTGCGTCGGTGATCGGAGCGCAACTTGACCTCGCGGGTCGGGCCGTCCAACTCGGCCTTGGGCAGATCGGGCTCTCGCAGAGCGACTCGAGCCACCGCTTCAGCGTCGATCGGATCAGACTTGCCACGCTCGCGGGCCGAGCGCCGCGCGCCGGCCATCAGTCGCGTGTGCACGCGCGCCACCGCGTACCCCGACGCCAGTAGGTCCGCCTCGAAACGTCGGGTCAGATGCCGGCAGTCCTCGATAGCGAGTAGGACCTGCTCAAACTGTCCCAGCCAGACGCAGACCTGCCGGTGGCCCCTGGCGGTGGCGTCCACGGTCAGCTGCGTCAGGCGCCTTCCGACCTGGTCCACCGCGACCAGGGTGTGAGTCTTCTTGTGGGAGTCGATACCGACCACGATCACGGGATGCCTCCAACGGGAGTCGGACGAGGTGTCGTCGTTCTCCGCGGGGGCACGCCTCAATCGGGCGAGCAGCACGCTTCTATCAGGCCACATCGCGAAGAACGGAGACGCCGACGGGGCGGCACATCGCCGAAAAGCCCTCAACTGGCGGGGCAGCAAAGAAAAGAGCCAGCCCCATCGGCATCTGTCACTGTCGCACCGTCACCGGGTCGACGTCTCCAACGATGGCATTGACGCGAAGAAAGCCGAGGCGGACTTCAGTATCGCGTTGGCCCGCCGCAGTTCCTTCACCTCTCGCTCCAGCTCCGCGATCCGGGCCGCGTCCTGGGAAGTGGTGCCCG
This sequence is a window from Streptomyces sp. NBC_01217. Protein-coding genes within it:
- a CDS encoding IS701 family transposase gives rise to the protein MSMRPVGLPEIPEQTVAVARAAFPKGSLAIRVRDCLQDPHLRVSLEETGIGYVLAVACSTRVRINQGRTLVRADTLVGRLPTAAWQRYSAGNGAKGPRYYDWAWVRIGTGGHRHLLIRRNRATGELAFYLCWSPTDVPLSELVRVAGVRWSVEECFQAAKGQVGLDHYQVRNWTSWHRHITLAMLALAFLAALAVGAAPDRAVDPHHPASSREPMPLTVPEIRRLFAACLVPPAMSVARLVHWSTWRRRHQATARRSHYRRRTADEAAG
- a CDS encoding MarR family winged helix-turn-helix transcriptional regulator, whose translation is MTADVPLDAEEERFWHALQRVITALPNALDKDLLKSTGLTLSEYTVLMFLSEAENRELRVIDLAELTHLSASRISRVVDALKARGWVTKRRHEVDARGSLASLTPEGIKRLEGAYPSLLTSSRRRVMNHVDHDFLSGMAVQFERVADHLG
- a CDS encoding IS110 family transposase, encoding MWPDRSVLLARLRRAPAENDDTSSDSRWRHPVIVVGIDSHKKTHTLVAVDQVGRRLTQLTVDATARGHRQVCVWLGQFEQVLLAIEDCRHLTRRFEADLLASGYAVARVHTRLMAGARRSARERGKSDPIDAEAVARVALREPDLPKAELDGPTREVKLRSDHRRTLVRQRTAIANKLRWFLHEIDPELVVPSRGLKRLCVLDSLEAGLVARRGVVAEIALDLVQDCRRLTLRINAMEAQLRHLVRELAPNLLAVPGCGAPSAAMILGETAGATRFKSKDAFARFNGTAPIPVWSSNTVRVRLNRGGNRTINNALHMAAVTQVRQDGPGAAYYAKQLAAGKTVKEALRLLRRRISDRVFRALLADEAAHDDQQIIQELPQVA